From a single Fulvivirga ulvae genomic region:
- the tsf gene encoding translation elongation factor Ts codes for MAITAKDVNKLRQMTGAGMMDCKKALTEADGDFDKAIDLLRKKGQKVSASRADRDTTEGSVFVRTNGDGTEGILIALNCETDFVGKNEEFQNLGNAILDVAFEKQPANIDALKQEKLGNLTVEEKITELVGKIGEKIEISEYVRVNGEAVVPYIHAGSKLGVLVSLKGVNGADVQEAGKDVGMQIAAMNPVAVDKDDVDATIVEKELEIGKEQALAEGKPANIVEKIAEGKLQRFYKDNTLLNQQFVKDSSVTVAGYLDSISKGLTVAEFKRVAIG; via the coding sequence ATGGCTATTACAGCAAAAGACGTAAATAAGCTTAGGCAAATGACTGGTGCCGGAATGATGGATTGCAAGAAGGCACTTACCGAAGCTGATGGCGATTTTGACAAGGCAATAGACCTTCTAAGAAAGAAAGGGCAGAAAGTATCAGCTTCAAGAGCTGACAGAGATACTACAGAAGGATCTGTTTTCGTAAGAACAAACGGTGATGGTACAGAAGGTATCCTTATTGCTTTGAATTGTGAGACTGACTTCGTTGGAAAGAACGAAGAGTTTCAGAACCTTGGAAATGCTATTCTTGATGTTGCTTTTGAGAAGCAACCGGCCAATATCGATGCTCTTAAGCAAGAGAAACTTGGAAATCTTACGGTAGAGGAAAAAATCACTGAACTTGTAGGTAAGATTGGTGAGAAGATCGAGATCAGTGAATACGTGAGAGTAAATGGTGAGGCTGTAGTGCCATACATTCATGCTGGTAGCAAATTAGGAGTATTGGTATCTCTTAAAGGTGTTAACGGTGCTGATGTACAGGAAGCAGGTAAGGATGTAGGTATGCAGATTGCTGCCATGAATCCTGTAGCTGTAGATAAGGATGACGTTGATGCTACAATAGTTGAGAAGGAATTGGAGATAGGTAAGGAACAGGCTTTGGCTGAAGGGAAGCCTGCAAACATTGTAGAAAAAATAGCTGAGGGTAAGCTTCAGAGATTCTACAAGGATAATACTTTGTTAAACCAGCAGTTCGTTAAGGATAGCTCTGTAACAGTAGCAGGCTATCTTGATAGCATATCAAAAGGTTTAACAGTAGCAGAATTCAAAAGAGTAGCTATAGGATAA